ACTGTTTTCAATGTCTGCCTCGCCGAGGCCAACTCCCCTGGTGCATACCCCGTGGTTGGGCAGTGTCACTTCCACAGCACCCAGGTATTTCACAGATCGCTTCTGTAATATCTTTCCCAGGTCCCCGTTCTCATCATCAAAGCCTGACACATTCTGCAGCTGTTGGGAAGACCACAAATAATTAATTAAGATGGAATAGGAAGGGGTATTGCGACCACTTAGGCCTTTGCTTGCATAGTACAGACCTTCTCTGCAAAGTGTGTGACTCCAAGGTGGTAGGTAGCACATGGTGGAGGCAGAACAGAGATGCTTACTGTTTTGATCCTATTTTAGAAATGGCTCATAGTCCCCATCTTCTGGAGTCTCAGACAACTCACACACTTCCAGCATGCGAAGACAAGCCCTGACACTACTTTAATCACACTTGCATGAAAACCTGATGCCCCCATTAGTATAAACAGAAGCTCAGCCAATGCCCTCACCCACGGCAATCTTTTCTCCCTAAGCTTTCATAAAAACCGCAAAACCAAAGCTGCAGCTACTGTAGCTGTCTTCATTATTTGCTGATTTGAGGACAATTCTGTTTATTCCACCAACAGCTCTAATTCAGAATAGGGGATGGAAAGAGAAACGGGAAAGATGGTGAATGAATATAAAGGGCCCCTTACCGTGATAATGCGACTGGACCAGCCATTAAAGCCAAGGTAGTGGTTGGCCAATTCCTGGCACTTGTTGCTGTTGAGAGCAAGGACTTGTTGCTGAAGTCCCTTCTGCTTGGtgcaaacacaaacctgttcaggaaagaagaaatgtggTTAGCAAGGCTCTGCTTGCAAGGTTTCCACTGTGGACACACCATTGATGGCTCTGGGAGAGATATACGTACATTACCTATTTCCTAACAGCACAAGTATATCTGATATGCATGAAATATTGGTTACCCAGGAACAGGGTGCACAAACAGAGAGATGCTGGAATTTTTCTCCTTAAGTGCTACCTGGGAGCCAGTGGCAGGTGATGTCACGACTGCAAGGCATGCAGCAAAAAGTTAGCTAACCTTTGATGAAAGGCACAGGGAACATCACtgagaacaaaaaatattttctgtgattctacccTACTGTTGGAAGTTGCAGTACTGAGTGCTGTAAATGGCTCATCTGTGGCCTTGCTTACCTTCAAAGGAGATTTCTGGAACAGCCTCTGCCCATTGCACGCacgctgggctctgctggcatCTCTGTCTGAGTAAAACTTGATGATGGCGTAATACCCAGGCCCTGCCACAGCAGCGTTTCTGTGTGCTCGCACGGAGTACAGCAGCCCAAattttgaaaacactgaaaacaggGAATGCtgaggaaaaatgagaaaaaaagggTCTTTTGAAGAACATCCACTAGTACTCCAGGGAACAAGCAACCCTGACAGAGACAGGACCTAGTTACCTAGAAAACAAGGAATATTTCATTACTGTTCCCTCTGTATAATGGCAATGAACCCTGGAATAAGCAGCAAGACTGGAGATGAGGCTTTCCCCATAAAAACAAGCTCAGCCTGATGGGACCCCTGACCCCGGTGTCTCATGAGCAGTATCTTCCAGCCTCTGACCCAGGAGGAGAGCAGCCAGACATGGTGTTTCCAGTCCCATGGGTTATCCTCATCCCTGACTGCTTCTTACTCTCTTCCATCCTGCTTTATGTGGCCACGCTGTTTTGTTGAGACTTTCAGTTAAACACTAGCACAATATTTTGCAGGCTAAAGGGATTTTGATTCAGCTCTTGGAGATTTTGGTCTCCTAGTTTTGCTTTGCAGACTACAGGGGCAGAAATCACCCTGCGGCAGCCTGCCACCCTCCTCACAGTTGCCCTGAGTGCCTCAAGGGAATTAAAAcacgatttaaaaaaaaataaaaaagaaggggtggtggtgttaAAAAGCGTATTAGCACACAGGGAAGATGATGGGAGAAGTGGCCAAGTGCTGACGGGGGGACGGGGGCCTTAGGTCTGCTTAGGGAGAGGCCTCTACGGAGCCCGACCCcgctccccagccccggggggacCCGCGGgggtcccggtcccggccccggccccggccccagccccaggcccagCCTCACCTCCAGGCCCGGCGCCGGCTCCAGCCCCCAGACCAGCAGCGTGTGGGCGCTCCCCGCGGGCACCCTGAACGCCAGCACCTCGGCCATGGCCGGAGCCCTCCCCGCCGCCCAgggcccggcccccggccccggcccgccccgctccccgccgcctccccggccctgcccgcccAGGCCGGGTGCGCAGGCCCGGCggggctctgtgtgtgtgtggtacgGGGGAAAAGCGCCCCATATCCGCCCCCCCGTCCCCCCAGGCAGGCAGACGGGCACAGCTCAGCGGTAGCGGGTTTATTCTCCTCGGGGCAGAGCGATTTTCGTGAGAGGGGACGGGGCAGGCCCGCGGCGAGGGGCCGGGATGGAGGGCGGCCGTCCCGGCCTCAGATGGTGCAGTTGCTCTCTCCGAAGCGGCGGCACTTCATCACCTTCAGGTAGGTCTCCACCTTGTGCAGGTCCTTCTTGAAGCAGGAGAGCAGGCCGTAGTTCTTCAGCAGGGCGTCCTCGTTGCGCAGGTGGATGTCGAACTTGTCGTAGGTGGGCTTGAGGAGCTGCGGGCCCCGCGGGCTccggtcctccagctcctgcaggagggaaaGGGCCGGGGCTGAGCTCGCACCAGGGGCTCTAAAAAGTGGGGCAGGGAAGCAGAGTCCGGCCGTAGCCACTGGAGAGGAGGAGGTCATGCGAGGGGTCAGTAACGCTCTCTTTCCTCACGCTTTTCCAGTGACCAGAGCTTGAAGCCAGACCCAAGCCATGTGCAtctggagctgcaggccgcctctcctcctgccctgctttgCTTGCCAGCTGATTCGGTCAACGGAACCGTTTTTGTTCAGTAAACAGGGTGTTAAAAGGCTAAAGAGTGATCATTACCTGGTTACTGTGTACTGCTTCCCATTGCCCAAACTTATATCAAACGGAGAGCAAAACCTGGAAATGCTACAGACTACAGTCAGGACAGAAGATCTTTGTTTACTCTCTGTGCCTGACTTTTGTAGTTATTTAGGTGCTAGATGATGAAAATCATCGTCCAGACTGACATCACATGGAGACAGGTCTTGGGGCTCTAGCTGTGGTGATGCTGAGCAAATCTAAGATGGGATCCTGACAGACAATAAGTAAtgtcatttaaaataacaaagccAAAAGTAATCTTTCTGAAGAACATTCTCCAGCTGTCAGTTGTCTGCGTGCTAGGTTAATTTAAATGTAATATAAGAGAGAAACATCAGAGTATAAGCTTCCATCAGTACACAGACTTATATGagttgtttttataaaatgtcTTGAGTCTTGGAAGTCAGGATGCAGAACTCTGCAAAATTTGCTTCACTTTAAAGTGTTTTCTGGGGAGATAGGGCAAACATCAGGTTTAACAGCAAGTTTAACCAATGGAGTATTCTTTGGTGCTGGGTTTGTAAAGACTGAGTCTAGACTGTTGTGATCTTCCTGGCCTGTGCTGCTATGCAGGTTATGGCAGTGCTGTTAACATCTGGTACAAGTTTTCTCATGCTCCCAGTGATGAATTGTGTGCAGTGGAGTGTTGTGATGTGACTATGTTAAAGTAAGCAAAGTTCAAAGGATGCCAATGTTTTTTGGAGTGGAAGGTGGGGAGACTTCTCATGGTCTTTGGATCCTGTAGAAGACCCTGAGAGCTCAGTGCCCTGTGTTTAGGAGATTGTTACTCCGTAATCATGCTACCTACTGCAACTTACCCTCATCAGAGCTTGGATCCCTTCTTCTAGGTCCTTTAGTTTTTCAAACACTCTGTCTGAGGTGCCAAAAACCAGATTGTTTGTAAACACCTTGCTTAGGTATTGCACTGGGGTCAGCCAGGACTGGATGAGAACCAGTGAAAACCGAAGAAGCTCCATAtcctgaaattaaaaaagggGGTGAAAGGTGTGCAGGTGAGGTGTTCTGTAATGTTACCTGTGTGTCTTGCTCCTTCTGAAACAGCCCAGAGGTGACCCATGGGTGTGCCCCTGCTTCTGCACCTTTAGCAAATGTTAAAGACTGAGGAGCATCAGACAGACATACATCCTTTTCTGACAACAGTTACTCTCTTTGGGGTGGGGGTATGATTTATAGTCTAACCCAAAGGTGTCTTTTCTTTTGCATGCAGGCGTAAATAGTAAAAGGAGAGAGGAGTGATACCTCAGCAAGCACTGAAGTGCTCACAGATGGAAACCCTCTGTTCCTTGAAAGAATTCTGTGCTTGTCCAGGGGAGACAACTTACTGATTTCTGCTGGGCATCATCCTTCCCTGTGGGAGCTGGGATGGTTTCTGAGTAACAGAATGCCTGGGAATTCTTGTTGGTGTGTCTCTGGTCCTCCGGAATATAGCTGCGTTCCTGTGGAGACATCCCAAATACACCCAGATCTGTTGGCCGTGTACTGGGAGAAGAGCGCTGACTCTTTCCTCAGGCTGTCCTGACAGGTTGCtcttttcaagaaagaaatgtgaGACATGAAGTGTGTCTCTGTACAGGACTGGCAGGTAGGAAGCTGGAAATCACATGTTGGTTGGCACAGTAGCTGCTGGACCTACAGGTCTTGCTTTCACTAAGCCAAAGTGCTGAGGTGAACACAGACCACGCGGACTGCATTCTCCTGAGGGGCAGATGACTCCCTTGAACAGCTCTGGCCAAAGCAGACACCTTGTTTGAGCTCCTGGCCAAAGCAGAAGCTGGATAGTTTTAAGTCAGTGCCATAGGTTACCGTCACAGGAAAGTTGCAAAATGCCTGCCGCTCCCCACAGCTCTCAGGACTGGGTTTCTCTTTGAGGCAGCTGGCTGTATGTGGTGGGTTTGGGTGTGGGCAGCTGTGGCCCTGAGGAGGATCA
This portion of the Anas platyrhynchos isolate ZD024472 breed Pekin duck chromosome 28, IASCAAS_PekinDuck_T2T, whole genome shotgun sequence genome encodes:
- the RDM1 gene encoding RAD52 motif-containing protein 1 isoform X2 — protein: MAEVLAFRVPAGSAHTLLVWGLEPAPGLEHSLFSVFSKFGLLYSVRAHRNAAVAGPGYYAIIKFYSDRDASRAQRACNGQRLFQKSPLKVCVCTKQKGLQQQVLALNSNKCQELANHYLGFNGWSSRIITLQNVSGFDDENGDLGKILQKRSVKYLGAVEVTLPNHGVCTRGVGLGEADIENSEDPLEFVTATRRVQKLAVGKALSSAFQKILLVVLGLVLSELLDDTCLCGI
- the RDM1 gene encoding RAD52 motif-containing protein 1 isoform X1 is translated as MAEVLAFRVPAGSAHTLLVWGLEPAPGLEHSLFSVFSKFGLLYSVRAHRNAAVAGPGYYAIIKFYSDRDASRAQRACNGQRLFQKSPLKVCVCTKQKGLQQQVLALNSNKCQELANHYLGFNGWSSRIITLQNVSGFDDENGDLGKILQKRSVKYLGAVEVTLPNHGVCTRGVGLGEADIENSEDPLEFVTATRRVQKLAVGKALSSAFQKILLVVLENGKVAVEYNYTQEEPTDSLTEEELKGLVQVNELPLEQFDLEEEVFSDLSFDDEFPSWGMSSN
- the GH1 gene encoding somatotropin precursor, with the translated sequence MAPGSWFSPLFITVITLGLQWPQEAATFPAMPLSNLFANAVLRAQHLHLLAAETYKEFERSYIPEDQRHTNKNSQAFCYSETIPAPTGKDDAQQKSDMELLRFSLVLIQSWLTPVQYLSKVFTNNLVFGTSDRVFEKLKDLEEGIQALMRELEDRSPRGPQLLKPTYDKFDIHLRNEDALLKNYGLLSCFKKDLHKVETYLKVMKCRRFGESNCTI